The following coding sequences are from one Bacillota bacterium window:
- a CDS encoding Gfo/Idh/MocA family oxidoreductase, translated as MALGFAVIGCGAIARMHLESIVSIPSAKLVAVADTVLQRAEAVSREFGCDAYTNYRKVLERPDVRVVCIITPSGARREIALEAAAAGKHIIVEKPVEITVDRVDDIIQACDRAGVVLSGIFQFRFKPAWKFVKRAIDDGRLGKLVLGDAYNKWFRTQEYYDSSGWRGTWALDGGGALMNQGIHLVDLLLWMMGDAEQVTAYMGTLAHSRIEVEDTAVAVVKFKNGALGVIEGTTSVFPGYPMKMELHGTNGTVGLQGDWISDWSVRETTDAEQSEVTKLLVPVSTQSTASDPKQTDPTWHRLQIQDVVESILAGREPSVTGREGRRSVELINAIYKSAREGIPVSLPLKPGPAV; from the coding sequence ATGGCCCTGGGATTCGCTGTGATCGGGTGCGGCGCGATAGCGAGAATGCATCTAGAGTCGATTGTTTCGATCCCCAGCGCGAAGCTCGTAGCCGTGGCGGACACCGTGCTCCAACGGGCAGAGGCCGTGTCCCGGGAGTTCGGGTGTGATGCCTACACCAACTACCGAAAAGTCCTTGAGCGGCCTGATGTTCGCGTTGTCTGCATCATCACTCCAAGCGGCGCCCGGCGGGAGATCGCGCTCGAGGCCGCGGCTGCCGGCAAGCATATCATTGTCGAGAAACCCGTGGAGATCACCGTAGATAGAGTGGATGATATCATACAGGCATGCGACCGCGCCGGCGTCGTCCTCTCTGGCATATTCCAGTTCAGGTTCAAGCCCGCATGGAAGTTCGTGAAGCGAGCAATCGACGATGGCCGCCTGGGCAAGCTGGTCCTCGGAGATGCCTACAACAAGTGGTTCCGAACCCAAGAGTACTACGACTCCTCCGGCTGGCGGGGCACCTGGGCCCTGGATGGTGGGGGAGCGCTCATGAACCAGGGAATTCACCTGGTAGACCTGCTCCTCTGGATGATGGGTGATGCGGAGCAGGTCACAGCCTACATGGGCACACTTGCTCACTCCCGTATCGAGGTAGAGGATACTGCGGTCGCCGTGGTCAAGTTCAAGAACGGCGCGCTCGGAGTAATCGAGGGGACTACTTCCGTGTTCCCAGGGTACCCAATGAAGATGGAGCTCCATGGAACAAACGGGACAGTCGGGTTGCAGGGCGACTGGATCAGCGACTGGTCCGTCCGGGAGACTACCGACGCTGAGCAGTCGGAGGTCACGAAGCTCCTCGTTCCAGTGTCCACTCAATCCACTGCGTCTGATCCAAAACAGACCGACCCAACCTGGCACAGGCTTCAGATCCAGGACGTGGTCGAATCCATCCTGGCAGGCCGCGAACCAAGCGTGACCGGTCGTGAGGGCCGCAGAAGTGTCGAATTGATCAATGCCATCTACAAGTCCGCTCGTGAGGGCATTCCAGTCTCCCTACCTCTCAAGCCCGGACCGGCCGTCTAG
- a CDS encoding tripartite tricarboxylate transporter substrate binding protein: protein MKRTGLRVAIALALILSFSSVGAFAASVWKPKRPINIIVPWNPGGASDLTARTVAAEMEKPLGSRITITNMPGGSGAIGTKAMFDAERDGHTWSGNATGSIVTYQVLEFLDVSHRDYASFLAVFTPNVICVPAASPIKDFPSLLSTMKTKILSVASAGTGSGGHQAAEFFKAYAKVDYKHVPYQGGAPAVTATVRGECDVVMQLSMEVTEMLRAKTLRAIAVMDSEPLEVEGYGVIPPITNWIPNHPTSGSYFGLFLPKNIPADALEAITDAFKVAASSQTMQKFARDRGSKAVCIYGAEAEKANETAASLISWMLYDAGIAKKSPADFGIPRLAN, encoded by the coding sequence ATGAAGAGAACCGGACTCAGAGTCGCCATCGCGCTTGCCCTCATCCTCAGCTTCAGCTCAGTTGGGGCATTCGCGGCAAGTGTATGGAAGCCCAAGAGACCCATCAACATCATCGTCCCGTGGAACCCAGGAGGGGCGTCCGATCTCACCGCCCGTACAGTAGCGGCTGAGATGGAGAAGCCACTCGGCAGCAGGATCACTATTACCAACATGCCCGGTGGGTCCGGAGCTATCGGAACCAAAGCCATGTTCGACGCAGAGCGCGACGGGCACACCTGGAGCGGCAACGCAACCGGCAGCATCGTAACTTATCAGGTCCTCGAGTTCTTGGATGTAAGCCACAGAGACTACGCGAGTTTCTTAGCTGTTTTCACTCCTAACGTCATCTGTGTCCCAGCGGCATCTCCGATCAAGGACTTCCCGTCCTTGCTGTCCACGATGAAGACCAAGATACTCTCGGTCGCGTCCGCGGGGACTGGATCCGGCGGGCACCAGGCCGCTGAGTTCTTCAAGGCCTACGCGAAGGTCGATTACAAGCACGTTCCTTACCAGGGCGGCGCCCCGGCGGTCACCGCCACCGTTCGCGGCGAATGCGATGTCGTCATGCAACTGTCCATGGAAGTCACCGAGATGCTCAGGGCGAAGACTCTCCGGGCCATAGCAGTCATGGACTCCGAGCCCCTCGAGGTTGAAGGTTACGGGGTGATCCCGCCGATCACGAACTGGATCCCGAACCATCCGACCTCCGGCTCATACTTCGGCCTGTTCTTGCCCAAGAACATCCCTGCAGATGCACTGGAAGCCATAACCGATGCCTTCAAGGTCGCGGCTTCCTCCCAGACCATGCAGAAGTTCGCCCGCGACCGTGGGTCGAAGGCCGTGTGCATCTACGGCGCCGAGGCTGAGAAAGCGAACGAGACCGCTGCATCCCTGATCTCCTGGATGCTTTACGATGCCGGGATCGCAAAGAAGTCCCCAGCGGACTTCGGGATTCCGAGGCTAGCCAACTAG
- a CDS encoding tripartite tricarboxylate transporter TctB family protein: MQKADFWAGVVIMAVALGFIGMSFAMPWRSSEWGVYAAPGLVPVVLGVVLFGLALILSLRAAFNRGFYEKFAQSEGPAACAGPNDPEVQKAGAASSMSPTVRVLTVIALAAVYVFVLMGRVNYIIASAVFVSGFVLVFKGASVLGAIVTGILTSVAVWAVFTKVFLVTLP, encoded by the coding sequence ATGCAGAAAGCGGATTTCTGGGCTGGAGTAGTGATCATGGCTGTTGCCCTCGGGTTTATTGGGATGAGTTTCGCCATGCCGTGGAGATCCTCGGAATGGGGGGTGTACGCTGCGCCCGGCCTGGTGCCTGTGGTCCTCGGGGTGGTTCTCTTCGGTCTTGCGCTGATTCTCTCGCTCCGGGCAGCGTTCAACAGAGGTTTCTACGAGAAGTTCGCGCAGTCCGAAGGGCCTGCGGCTTGTGCGGGTCCGAACGACCCTGAAGTGCAGAAGGCTGGTGCAGCTTCGTCGATGAGCCCCACCGTGAGGGTCCTGACGGTGATAGCACTCGCAGCCGTGTATGTCTTCGTCCTTATGGGAAGGGTCAACTACATCATCGCGTCTGCAGTCTTCGTCTCGGGGTTCGTCCTTGTCTTCAAAGGCGCCAGCGTGCTCGGGGCAATCGTCACAGGCATACTGACTTCCGTGGCAGTCTGGGCTGTGTTCACGAAGGTATTCCTGGTGACGCTTCCGTAG
- a CDS encoding tripartite tricarboxylate transporter permease, protein MSPRVFLTEFIALLDARTIFNAFWATGFGIIVGMLPGLTATMGVALLTGLTFRFATDQTMVILIATYVGAIYGGSRSAILLNIPGTPANAATCLDGNPLARRGEAGYAIGLASTSSGIGTFFGLICLAIFSPLLGKIALQFGSWEFFVLAVFGIVICGNLTAPKDPLKGWIAGFIGLLLSQIGQEPIQAYPRFTFGELQLMGGLSLIPVLVGTYGVSEIIGVMKSPIDYVVHTKVTRVIPSIRDLLSHWKTIVRSGIIGVIVGAIPGVGEDTAAWISYDFAKRFSKHPEEFGKGAHDGLIASETGNNACVGGAIIPVLTLAVPGSAPAAVLLAAMWLHGIRPGPLLPIEQPTFIATVTGIFMLATIAMVIIGLSLVRPLVKILQVPRTILMPIIFVLCGVGSFAINGRLFDVYLMLLFGVIGFLMRENSFPAAPLVLGFILGPMADDNLRRALILTDGSILPFLNRPICQVLWVMTFAVIISRSGLIPAIRRKIRVQKSSNN, encoded by the coding sequence ATGTCACCTCGTGTGTTCCTTACAGAGTTCATTGCGCTCCTGGACGCCCGGACGATTTTCAACGCCTTCTGGGCCACGGGGTTCGGGATAATCGTGGGCATGTTGCCCGGCCTGACCGCGACTATGGGTGTGGCACTCCTTACTGGACTGACCTTCAGGTTCGCTACGGACCAGACCATGGTGATACTGATTGCCACCTATGTCGGCGCAATCTACGGGGGAAGCCGGTCCGCCATTCTTCTCAACATCCCCGGCACGCCTGCAAACGCTGCCACGTGCCTCGATGGGAACCCCCTCGCCCGGCGCGGTGAGGCCGGTTACGCCATAGGCCTCGCAAGCACGTCCTCGGGTATAGGGACCTTCTTTGGACTCATTTGTCTTGCCATATTCTCCCCTCTCCTCGGCAAGATCGCGCTGCAGTTTGGATCCTGGGAGTTCTTCGTTCTCGCAGTCTTCGGCATCGTCATCTGTGGCAACCTGACCGCCCCCAAGGATCCTCTGAAGGGTTGGATCGCCGGGTTCATAGGCCTGTTGCTCTCCCAGATAGGGCAGGAACCAATCCAGGCCTACCCAAGGTTCACCTTCGGTGAGCTCCAGCTGATGGGCGGGCTTTCTCTCATACCGGTCCTGGTTGGGACATATGGGGTGTCCGAGATCATCGGGGTAATGAAGTCCCCCATCGATTACGTCGTGCACACCAAGGTCACACGAGTGATCCCCAGCATCCGCGATCTTCTGAGCCATTGGAAGACGATCGTTCGCTCAGGAATCATAGGCGTCATAGTCGGCGCCATTCCGGGCGTCGGGGAAGACACCGCGGCCTGGATCTCCTACGATTTCGCGAAAAGGTTCAGCAAGCATCCGGAGGAGTTCGGCAAGGGGGCACACGATGGACTGATTGCCTCCGAGACCGGGAACAACGCCTGCGTGGGCGGGGCCATCATCCCCGTCCTCACCCTGGCGGTGCCCGGAAGCGCTCCAGCAGCTGTGCTGCTCGCCGCCATGTGGCTCCACGGAATCAGACCCGGTCCCCTGCTCCCCATCGAGCAGCCGACTTTCATCGCTACTGTCACCGGCATATTCATGCTCGCCACCATCGCCATGGTCATCATCGGTCTCTCCCTGGTGAGGCCACTCGTGAAGATACTGCAGGTCCCAAGGACCATCCTGATGCCGATCATCTTTGTTCTCTGCGGCGTGGGGTCGTTCGCCATCAACGGGAGGCTCTTCGATGTCTATCTGATGCTGCTTTTCGGGGTGATCGGTTTTCTCATGCGGGAGAACAGCTTCCCCGCCGCCCCTCTGGTCCTCGGGTTCATCCTGGGTCCGATGGCCGACGACAACCTGAGGAGGGCCTTGATACTGACTGACGGAAGCATACTGCCGTTCCTCAACCGACCGATCTGCCAGGTCCTCTGGGTCATGACCTTCGCGGTCATAATCTCCCGAAGCGGCCTCATACCGGCGATTAGGAGGAAGATCCGTGTTCAAAAGAGCAGTAATAACTGA